From a region of the Pongo pygmaeus isolate AG05252 chromosome 5, NHGRI_mPonPyg2-v2.0_pri, whole genome shotgun sequence genome:
- the LOC129038181 gene encoding LOW QUALITY PROTEIN: phosphatidylinositol 4-phosphate 5-kinase type-1 alpha-like (The sequence of the model RefSeq protein was modified relative to this genomic sequence to represent the inferred CDS: inserted 1 base in 1 codon): protein MVRPPAGPASGSTTCLREAPGGRGGGPQNADSVKTRGEDSIPRTGRGRWKESQAADGEAAAKMASASSQPSLAVGFSSFDPGAPSCTASSASGIKSPVASEVAYASGKPIKKTGHRGVDSSGETTYKKTTSSALKGAIQLGITYTVGSLSTKPERDVLMQDFYVVESIFFPSEGGDLTPAHHYNDFRFKTYAPAAFRYFRELFGIPPDDYLCSLCSEPLIELCSSGASGSLFYVSSDDEFIIKTLQHKEAEFLQKLLPGYYLNLNQNPRTLLPKFYGLYCVQAGGKNIRIVVMNNLLPRSVKMHIKYDLKGSTYKRQASQKEREKPLPTFKDLDFLQDIPDGLFLDADMYNALCKTVQRDCLVLQSFKIMDYSLLLSIHNIDHAQGEPLSSDTLQVSVDTQRLAPQKALYSTAMESIQGEARLGDTMETDDHMGGIPAQNSKGERLLLYIGIIDILQSYTFLKKLEHSWKAVVHDGDTVSVHRPGFYAERFQRFMCNAVFKKIPLKPSPSKKFRSGLSFSPQTGSSGNSCITYQPLVSGEHKSQVITKVQVEPGVHLGRPDVLPQNPPLEEISEGXPITDHSFSPVVGKTLHMLTTSTTLEKLECTESEFTH from the exons ATGGTGCGGCCTCCAGCCGGTCCAGCATCCGGCTCGACGACGTGTCTGAGGGAGGCCCCGGGGGGGCGGGGAGGTGGCCCGCAGAACGCGGATTCTGTAAAGACACGTGGAGAAGATTCGATTCCCAGAACAGGAAGAGGCAGATGGAAAGAGAGCCAGGCGGCTGACGGGGAGGCGGCTGCCAAGATGGCGTCGGCCTCCTCCCAACCGTCGTTGGCGGTCGGTTTTTCATCCTTTGATCCCGGGGCCCCTTCCTGTACCGCGTCCTCAGCATCTGGAATCAAGAGCCCCGTGGCATctgaggtggcttatgcctctggCAAGCCCATCAAGAAAACAGGCCATCGAGGTGTTGATTCCTCAGGAGAGACAACCTATAAAAAGACAACCTCATCGGCCTTGAAAGGTGCCATCCAGTTAGGCATTACTTACACTGTGGGGAGCCTGAGTACCAAACCAGAGCGTGATGTCCTCATGCAAGATTTCTACGTGGTGGAGAGTATCTTCTTCCCCAGTGAAGGGGGCGACCTGACCCCTGCTCATCACTACAATGACTTTCGTTTCAAGACCTATGCGCCTGCTGCCTTCCGCTACTTCCGGGAGCTATTTGGTATCCCGCCCGATGATTACTTGTGCTCCCTCTGCAGTGAGCCGCTGATTGAACTCTGTAGCTCTGGAGCTAGTGGTTCCCTGTTCTATGTGTCCAGCGACGATGAATTCATTATTAAGACACTCCAACATAAAGAGGCGGAGTTTCTGCAGAAGCTGCTTCCAGGATACTACTTGAACCTCAACCAGAACCCTCGGACTTTGCTGCCTAAATTCTATGGACTGTACTGTGTGCAGGCAGGTGGCAAGAACATTCGGATTGTGGTGATGAACAATCTTTTACCAAGATCCGTCAAAATGCATATCAAATATGACCTCAAAGGCTCAACCTACAAACGCCAGGCTTCCCAGAAAGAGCGAGAGAAGCCTCTTCCCACATTTAAAGATCTAGACTTCTTACAAGACATCCCTGATGGTCTTTTTTTGGATGCTGACATGTACAATGCTCTCTGTAAGACGGTGCAGCGTGACTGTTTGGTGCTGCAGAGCTTCAAGATAATGGACTATAGCCTCTTGCTGTCAATCCACAATATAGATCATGCACAAGGAGAGCCCTTAAGCAGCGACACTCTTCAAGTGTCAGTTGACACTCAAAGACTGGCCCCCCAAAAGGCTCTGTATTCCACAGCCATGGAATCCATCCAGGGAGAGGCTCGACTGGGCGACACCATGGAGACCGATGACCATATGGGTGGCATCCCTGCTCAGAATAGTAAAGGGGAAAGGCTTCTGCTTTATATTGGCATCATTGACATTCTACAGTCTTACACATTTCTTAAGAAGTTGGAGCACTCTTGGAAAGCCGTGGTACATGACGGGGACACTGTTTCAGTGCATCGCCCAGGCTTCTACGCTGAACGGTTCCAGCGCTTCATGTGCAATGCAGTATTTAAGAAGATCCCCTTGAAGCCTTCTCCTTCCAAAAAGTTTCGGTCTGGCTTATCTTTCTCTCCGCAAACGGGCTCCAGTGGCAACTCCTGCATTACTTACCAGCCATTGGTCTCTGGGGAACACAAGTCACAAGTGATAACAAAGGTGCAAGTGGAGCCAGGTGTTCACCTTGGTCGTCCTGATGTTTTACCTCAGAATCCACCTTTGGAGGAAATCAGTGAGG TACCTATTACTGACCACAGTTTCTCACCTGTAGTTGGAAAGACTTTGCATATGCTAACTACAAGTACAACCTTGGAAAAGCTTGAATGTACAGAGTCAGAGTTCACCCATTAA